A single genomic interval of Brevundimonas diminuta harbors:
- a CDS encoding HlyD family secretion protein yields the protein MTDAAQTAPAAPQAPAAAPPAPKKNVMWTVIAAGVALLGVLMVLYAWQLPPFRGAIQRTDNAYVRGQVTIISPQVNGYVTAVPVQDFQTVQQGQLLAQVDDRIYRQRLEQAEASLHSAQAVLSNSAQTQASARGSVAQQRASIAAAEATLTRAQADANRARTLKAGGWVAQANVDVAEAALRSAQAQVAQARAAEGIAQTGVTSAVVGRDSLAAAVENAQAAVRLAQIDLANTRIVAPRAGRLGEIGVRQGQYVTAGTQLMGLVPDVVWVTANMKETQMKNIRVGQPVEIIVDALGGQTLRGHVERIAPAAGSEFSVIRPDNATGNFTKVAQRIPVRIRIDPNQPAAERLAPGMSVVAKVNTAV from the coding sequence ATGACCGACGCCGCCCAGACCGCCCCCGCCGCCCCGCAGGCGCCCGCCGCCGCTCCGCCCGCGCCGAAGAAGAACGTTATGTGGACCGTCATCGCCGCCGGGGTCGCCCTGCTGGGCGTTCTGATGGTGCTGTACGCTTGGCAGCTGCCGCCCTTCCGAGGCGCGATCCAGCGCACGGACAACGCCTATGTGCGCGGCCAGGTGACGATCATCAGCCCGCAGGTGAACGGCTATGTCACGGCCGTGCCGGTCCAGGACTTCCAGACCGTCCAACAGGGGCAGCTGCTGGCCCAAGTGGACGATCGCATCTATCGCCAGCGGTTGGAGCAGGCCGAGGCCAGCCTGCACTCGGCCCAGGCGGTCCTGTCCAACTCGGCCCAGACCCAAGCGTCGGCGCGCGGATCGGTCGCCCAGCAGCGCGCCTCCATCGCCGCAGCCGAAGCCACGCTGACACGGGCTCAGGCTGACGCCAACCGCGCCCGCACCCTGAAGGCCGGCGGCTGGGTCGCCCAGGCCAATGTGGACGTCGCCGAGGCCGCGCTACGCAGCGCCCAGGCCCAGGTCGCCCAGGCCCGCGCCGCCGAGGGCATCGCCCAGACCGGCGTCACCTCCGCGGTCGTGGGCCGCGACAGCCTGGCCGCCGCCGTCGAGAACGCCCAGGCCGCCGTGCGCCTGGCCCAGATCGATCTGGCCAACACCCGCATCGTCGCCCCCCGCGCCGGTCGTCTGGGCGAGATCGGCGTGCGCCAGGGCCAGTATGTGACTGCGGGCACCCAGCTGATGGGTCTGGTCCCCGACGTGGTCTGGGTCACGGCCAATATGAAGGAGACGCAGATGAAGAACATCCGCGTCGGCCAGCCGGTCGAAATCATCGTCGACGCCCTGGGCGGCCAGACCCTGCGCGGCCATGTCGAGCGCATCGCCCCCGCCGCCGGGTCGGAGTTCAGCGTCATCCGCCCCGACAACGCCACCGGCAACTTCACCAAGGTCGCCCAGCGCATCCCGGTCCGCATCCGCATCGACCCGAACCAACCCGCCGCCGAACGTCTGGCGCCGGGCATGTCGGTGGTGGCGAAGGTGAATACGGCCGTCTGA
- a CDS encoding site-specific DNA-methyltransferase encodes MSELKTDVIHCGDCIEVLKSLPDASVDMVFADPPYNLQLGGDLLRPDNSKVDAVDDDWDKFASFADYDAFTRAWLAECRRVLKPEGSIWVIGSYHNVFRLGSAIQDLGFWVLNDIIWRKSNPMPNFKGTRFTNAHETLIWAAKSRDQKRYTFNYDALKAFNEDTQMRSDWTFALCTGEERIKDADGKKAHPTQKPEALLHRVLLSATRPGDVILDPFFGTGTTGAAAKRLGRHYIGIERDETYAEVARTRIDSVIPARPEDLMVTGSKRAEPKVPFGALVEAGLLQPGDRLYCPKGEREARVRADGSLVHGSLSGSIHKLGALLENAPACNGWTYWRFKTDQGLKSIDALRSEVRAAM; translated from the coding sequence ATGTCCGAGCTTAAAACCGACGTCATTCACTGTGGCGATTGCATCGAAGTGCTGAAAAGCCTGCCCGACGCCTCGGTGGACATGGTCTTCGCCGATCCGCCCTATAATCTGCAGCTGGGCGGCGACCTGCTGCGCCCGGACAATTCCAAGGTCGATGCGGTCGATGATGACTGGGACAAGTTCGCCAGCTTCGCCGACTATGACGCCTTCACCCGCGCCTGGCTGGCGGAATGCCGCCGCGTGCTGAAGCCCGAGGGCTCGATCTGGGTGATCGGCAGCTACCATAACGTCTTCCGCCTGGGATCGGCGATCCAGGATCTGGGCTTCTGGGTGCTGAACGACATCATCTGGCGCAAGTCCAACCCGATGCCGAACTTCAAGGGCACCCGATTCACCAACGCCCATGAGACCCTGATCTGGGCCGCCAAATCGCGGGATCAGAAGCGCTACACCTTCAACTATGACGCGCTGAAGGCTTTCAACGAAGACACCCAGATGCGCTCGGACTGGACCTTCGCCCTGTGCACGGGCGAGGAGCGGATCAAGGACGCCGACGGCAAGAAGGCTCATCCGACCCAGAAGCCCGAAGCCCTGCTGCACCGCGTGCTGCTGTCGGCGACCCGGCCTGGCGACGTGATCCTGGACCCCTTCTTCGGCACCGGCACCACCGGCGCCGCCGCCAAACGCCTGGGCCGCCACTACATCGGCATCGAGCGTGACGAGACCTATGCCGAGGTCGCCAGAACCCGCATCGACTCGGTCATCCCTGCCCGCCCCGAAGATCTGATGGTCACAGGCTCCAAGCGCGCCGAGCCCAAGGTGCCGTTCGGCGCCCTGGTCGAGGCCGGCCTGTTGCAGCCCGGCGACCGCCTGTATTGCCCCAAGGGCGAGCGCGAGGCGCGGGTTCGTGCGGACGGTTCGCTAGTTCACGGCTCGCTCAGCGGCTCGATCCACAAGCTGGGTGCGCTGCTTGAAAATGCGCCGGCCTGCAACGGCTGGACCTACTGGCGCTTCAAGACCGACCAGGGCTTGAAATCCATCGACGCCCTGCGCTCGGAGGTTCGCGCCGCGATGTGA